The following proteins are encoded in a genomic region of Glycine max cultivar Williams 82 chromosome 18, Glycine_max_v4.0, whole genome shotgun sequence:
- the LOC102665830 gene encoding uncharacterized protein, with protein MVTKKSKYIYSDIIVVEGNCSVVIQRILPPKHKDSGSVTIPCSIGSVFVGKALIDLGASINLMSISMCRRIGELEIMPTRMTLQLVDRFITRPYGVIEDVLVRVKHFTFPADLVVMDIEEDTEIPLILGRPFMLTASCMVDMGKGKLEMGIDDQKISFDLFDEEKHLLDHNVYSKVEELNNEMVLMARAKLAPDP; from the coding sequence ATGGTAACCAAGAAGAGCAAGTACATTTATAGTGATATTATTGTTGTGGAGGGAAACTGCAGTGTTGTGATTCAAAGAATCCTTCCACCGAAGCATAAGGATTCGGGGAGTGTCACAATCCCTTGCTCTATTGGTTCAGTGTTTGTTGGTAAAGCTCTCATTGATTTGGGGGCCAGTATAAACTTGATGTCTATCTCCATGTGTAGGAGAATTGGAGAGTTGGAGATTATGCCAACTAGAATGACACTACAGCTTGTAGATCGTTTTATAACAAGACCATATGGGGTGATTGAAGATGTTCTAGTAAGGGTGAAGCATTTTACTTTCCCTGCAGATTTAGTGGTTATGGATATTGAAGAGGACACTGAAATTCCCTTGATTTTGGGCCGTCCCTTCATGTTAACAGCCAGTTGCATGGTGGATATGGGAAAGGGTAAGTTGGAAATGGGCATAGATGATCAGAAGATCAGCTTTGACCTATTTGATGAAGAGAAGCACTTACTAGACCATAATGTCTATTCAAAGGTAGAGGAACTTAATAATGAGATGGTTCTGATGGCCAGAGCCAAGCTTGCTCCAGATCCATGA